From one Aquicella siphonis genomic stretch:
- a CDS encoding 6-phosphofructokinase, whose amino-acid sequence MEKFNALYAQSGGVTAVINASACGVIQTARKHSDKIGKVYAARNGIIGALTEDLIDTSLESDTDIAALRYTPSGAFGSCRHKLGSIEKHRKQYERLVEVFSAHNIRYFFYNGGGDSQDTAHKVSLISKELGYPITCIGIPKTVDNDLPFTDNSPGFGSVAKYVAVSIREAGMDVASMALTSTKVFILEVMGRHAGWIAAAGGLAAEKEGDSPHIILFPEIPLNTEAFFKRVEETVKKYDHCSIVVSEGLKNPDGDFISEQGLVDAFGHKQLGGVAPVIAKLIKDKLGYKYHWALADYLQRAARHIASKTDVEQAYAVGKSAVEMALSGKNAVMPIIVREKGETYRWTIGEAPLEKVANVEVKMPREYISENGFGITDACRRYLAPLIQGEDYPPFHQGLPAYVKLKNLPVEKKLSTTFEFA is encoded by the coding sequence ATGGAAAAATTTAACGCACTTTATGCCCAATCAGGCGGTGTCACTGCCGTGATTAACGCTTCTGCCTGCGGCGTCATCCAGACCGCCCGCAAACATTCAGATAAGATAGGGAAAGTCTATGCCGCCCGTAACGGCATTATCGGAGCCTTGACCGAAGATTTAATCGATACCAGCCTGGAATCCGACACAGATATCGCCGCCTTGCGTTACACCCCTTCAGGCGCGTTCGGTTCCTGCCGGCATAAACTCGGCTCGATTGAAAAACACCGTAAACAATATGAACGTCTGGTGGAAGTATTTTCAGCGCATAATATCCGTTATTTTTTCTACAACGGAGGCGGTGATTCGCAGGACACCGCGCACAAGGTTTCATTGATCAGCAAGGAATTGGGCTACCCTATTACCTGTATAGGCATACCCAAAACCGTGGATAATGATCTTCCTTTCACCGATAATTCTCCCGGTTTCGGATCCGTCGCCAAATATGTAGCTGTTTCCATCCGGGAAGCCGGCATGGATGTGGCATCCATGGCCCTCACCTCAACAAAAGTTTTTATCCTGGAAGTCATGGGACGCCATGCCGGCTGGATTGCCGCAGCCGGCGGCCTGGCCGCGGAAAAAGAGGGTGATTCCCCGCATATTATTCTATTTCCTGAAATCCCGCTGAATACCGAAGCCTTTTTCAAGCGTGTGGAAGAAACCGTGAAGAAATACGACCACTGCTCCATTGTCGTGTCCGAAGGGCTCAAAAATCCCGATGGCGACTTCATCTCCGAACAGGGACTGGTGGATGCGTTCGGTCACAAGCAATTAGGCGGCGTCGCACCCGTGATTGCCAAACTCATCAAGGACAAACTGGGTTATAAATACCATTGGGCTCTTGCTGATTATCTGCAGCGCGCCGCTAGACATATAGCCTCCAAAACAGATGTGGAACAGGCTTACGCCGTTGGTAAGTCCGCCGTAGAAATGGCATTGTCCGGAAAGAACGCGGTCATGCCCATCATAGTGCGCGAAAAAGGCGAGACCTATCGCTGGACCATAGGTGAGGCGCCGCTGGAAAAAGTCGCGAACGTGGAAGTCAAAATGCCTCGCGAATACATTTCTGAAAATGGGTTTGGCATTACCGATGCTTGCCGCCGCTACCTTGCCCCGTTGATTCAGGGTGAAGACTATCCGCCCTTCCACCAAGGCTTGCCAGCCTATGTGAAATTAAAAAACCTTCCGGTAGAGAAAAAACTCAGCACGACGTTCGAATTTGCATGA
- a CDS encoding adenine nucleotide alpha hydrolase family protein translates to MDRKKQVLIVTNAITEAEVLQIRTAFSSETAPQMDIKLSLVHVIPHLPTCYFNIPSMGMLVEKYYDEAKESLSQVGKHLGIAKKDQWLISGKIRTEVLRLANKLNSSFILASSQQIQELQRSLFFKNIHQYAFIKNINQLKQI, encoded by the coding sequence ATGGATAGAAAAAAGCAGGTATTAATTGTTACCAATGCGATTACTGAAGCTGAAGTTCTTCAGATTCGCACCGCGTTCAGCTCGGAAACCGCCCCGCAAATGGATATCAAACTCAGCCTGGTACACGTGATCCCACATTTACCAACCTGTTATTTTAATATTCCGTCCATGGGCATGCTGGTTGAAAAATACTATGACGAAGCAAAAGAATCCTTAAGCCAGGTAGGCAAGCATCTAGGCATTGCCAAAAAAGACCAATGGCTTATTTCGGGCAAGATTCGAACAGAAGTTTTACGTCTTGCCAATAAATTGAACTCGAGTTTTATTCTTGCCAGTTCACAACAGATACAGGAACTACAGCGTTCACTTTTTTTTAAAAACATACACCAGTATGCTTTTATCAAAAATATAAACCAGTTAAAACAAATATAA
- the surE gene encoding 5'/3'-nucleotidase SurE codes for MKILISNDDGVHAPGLMYLANALEKTADITVVAPDRNRSGVSNSLTLENPLRVVTASNGYYSVNGTPTDCVHLAVTGLLKEMPDMVVSGINEGSNLSDDVLYSGTVAAATEGRFLGLPSIAISLAGPRCEHYDTAAQIAKILVERLRETPLTSDTILNVNVPDVPFAELRGIQVTRLGTRHIAEPTIKAIDPRGRKIYWVGQPGPEQDAGPGTDFYAVNTGYVSVTPLHLDLTHYKVLDELSNWVQPLQIG; via the coding sequence ATGAAGATATTAATTAGCAATGATGATGGGGTTCATGCGCCGGGGTTGATGTACCTCGCCAACGCATTGGAAAAAACCGCCGATATCACGGTTGTTGCACCTGATCGTAATCGCAGCGGAGTGAGTAACTCGTTGACACTGGAGAATCCATTGCGTGTTGTGACGGCATCAAACGGTTATTACAGTGTCAATGGCACGCCTACCGATTGTGTGCATCTTGCTGTCACGGGACTGCTTAAGGAAATGCCTGATATGGTGGTCTCCGGCATCAATGAAGGGTCTAACTTGAGTGACGACGTGCTTTATTCCGGAACGGTCGCCGCCGCTACCGAAGGGCGTTTTCTCGGCCTGCCCTCCATTGCGATTTCCCTGGCCGGCCCCCGTTGCGAGCATTACGACACGGCTGCGCAAATTGCCAAAATCCTGGTGGAGCGGCTGCGGGAAACACCTTTAACATCAGACACGATTTTGAATGTTAACGTGCCCGATGTGCCGTTCGCTGAATTGCGCGGCATCCAGGTGACGCGCCTGGGCACGCGGCACATTGCTGAACCGACGATCAAGGCTATCGATCCCAGAGGTAGAAAAATATATTGGGTGGGCCAGCCGGGGCCTGAGCAAGATGCCGGTCCGGGAACGGATTTTTACGCGGTGAATACAGGCTATGTGTCCGTGACTCCCCTGCACCTGGATTTGACGCATTACAAGGTATTGGATGAATTATCCAACTGGGTTCAACCGCTGCAAATAGGATAG
- a CDS encoding septum formation initiator family protein produces the protein MSGMRLNLLGIVLIGVLALLQYRLWFENGGIRDMSRLKQTLARQASENELLKKRNEELLFQIQRLQNSADAAEARARNELGMIKKDEKFYQIVH, from the coding sequence ATGTCAGGGATGCGTTTGAATTTACTCGGTATAGTCCTGATCGGTGTTCTGGCGTTGCTTCAATACCGGTTATGGTTTGAAAACGGGGGCATACGCGACATGTCGCGGCTCAAGCAGACACTGGCCAGGCAGGCCAGTGAAAATGAACTTTTAAAAAAGCGCAATGAAGAGCTTTTATTTCAAATCCAGCGGCTTCAGAATAGTGCGGATGCGGCAGAAGCCCGCGCGCGCAATGAGTTAGGCATGATCAAGAAGGATGAGAAATTTTATCAGATTGTGCATTGA
- a CDS encoding PAS domain-containing sensor histidine kinase: protein MENLGLFDAITDSAVLLDKAGRIINWNASASALFGYTKKEVLGRSVNFIYDRNYPFPKLIQEMTSSQKKWHEHTHYIRKNGIRGYCKSSLCPLPLSEQNRVIALLMHQNISDYKKTEEELRKTNQALLQQMQSILGGFWTANSLLIESMHHLEQTERRLRESELRFHLLAENAKDVISRHMPDGTYLYVSPASHMSTGYTPEDLIGKNIYKFIHHDDIAKLKKAFTRRREMTNIKPIVYRIKRKEGEFRWFESNIRLIIDDQMRSISEIQLASRDITDRILDKKARLRGQQLAHVFRLSTMEEMASGMAHEISQPLAAIVNYTRGCVRHLQNEEHDPDQIKHIMQKAVAQAERAGEIVQRLKNFFCKGQLVKTPCKINNVIRETVSLIKNELTNSKTKIDFDFDKHIPHIFIDKIQIQQVILNLIQNAIEAMNENNTKEKRIHIHTKFTHFDTIEVTLKDAGPGFSKEIATQVFMPFFTTKAHGRGMGLAICRSIIEAHGGQFTINSNANSSGNSWIRFSLPVSI from the coding sequence ATGGAGAATCTGGGATTATTTGATGCCATTACGGACAGCGCAGTGCTGCTTGATAAGGCTGGGCGCATTATCAACTGGAATGCCTCTGCCTCCGCTTTGTTCGGGTACACCAAAAAGGAAGTGCTGGGTCGGTCTGTCAACTTTATTTATGACCGCAACTATCCCTTCCCCAAGCTCATACAGGAAATGACATCCAGCCAGAAAAAATGGCATGAGCACACCCATTACATCCGCAAGAACGGCATAAGAGGTTACTGCAAGTCATCCCTCTGTCCGCTGCCATTAAGCGAACAAAACCGTGTGATAGCCCTGCTCATGCATCAAAACATTTCTGACTACAAAAAAACCGAAGAAGAATTACGCAAAACCAATCAGGCATTGTTACAACAAATGCAATCCATTCTGGGCGGTTTCTGGACCGCCAACAGTCTGTTAATAGAATCCATGCACCACCTTGAACAGACAGAACGCAGATTGCGCGAAAGCGAGCTGCGTTTTCATCTGCTGGCCGAGAACGCGAAAGATGTGATTTCCAGACATATGCCTGACGGCACTTATTTATATGTTTCACCGGCAAGCCACATGTCAACCGGATATACGCCTGAAGACCTGATTGGTAAAAACATTTATAAATTCATTCATCATGATGATATCGCCAAGCTCAAGAAAGCGTTTACACGGCGGCGCGAGATGACGAACATCAAGCCGATAGTCTATCGCATCAAACGCAAGGAAGGCGAATTCCGCTGGTTTGAAAGCAACATCCGTCTCATTATCGATGATCAAATGCGCAGCATCAGTGAAATCCAGCTCGCTTCCCGTGATATCACGGACCGCATCCTGGACAAAAAAGCCCGGTTGCGCGGCCAGCAGCTGGCTCATGTTTTTCGCCTGAGCACCATGGAAGAAATGGCCTCCGGCATGGCACATGAAATCAGCCAGCCGCTTGCTGCCATTGTCAACTATACCCGGGGATGCGTACGGCACTTGCAAAACGAAGAACATGACCCAGACCAGATCAAGCATATCATGCAAAAAGCTGTCGCCCAGGCAGAGCGGGCCGGTGAAATTGTCCAGCGCCTGAAAAACTTTTTCTGTAAAGGGCAACTGGTCAAGACACCCTGCAAAATCAATAACGTCATTCGTGAAACTGTCAGCCTGATAAAAAATGAACTAACAAATTCAAAGACCAAGATTGATTTCGATTTTGACAAACACATCCCTCACATATTTATTGACAAAATCCAGATCCAGCAAGTCATATTGAATCTGATTCAGAATGCTATTGAAGCCATGAATGAAAATAACACCAAGGAAAAACGCATTCATATCCATACAAAATTCACTCATTTTGATACCATTGAAGTGACACTGAAAGATGCCGGACCCGGGTTTTCCAAAGAGATAGCCACCCAGGTCTTCATGCCATTTTTTACCACCAAGGCGCATGGACGCGGAATGGGGCTGGCGATTTGCCGTTCCATCATCGAAGCGCACGGCGGACAATTTACGATAAACTCGAACGCAAATTCGAGCGGCAACAGCTGGATACGTTTTTCTTTACCCGTTTCGATATAG
- the hda gene encoding DnaA regulatory inactivator Hda, with translation MHRSSAQLTLGLSLKDEATFDNFYSGSNGEIVAELKKTASGQGERVIYLCGTRGQGCSHLLQASCHYAHQHQISSVYLPLANMMSLTHEVLSGLESLDLVCIDDMHRAAGHAEWEEAVFHLYNRIYDSGGKIIMAANDLPKAIHLRLPDLTSRLSWGMVYQLHPVSDAEKLTILTLRANRRGITLPEEVGKYILTHCPRHMGTLFAALDVLDKASLAAQRRLTIPFVKEVLEI, from the coding sequence ATGCATAGATCATCGGCGCAGTTAACACTGGGATTGAGTTTGAAAGATGAAGCAACGTTTGATAATTTTTATTCTGGCAGCAACGGAGAAATTGTCGCGGAACTTAAAAAGACGGCCAGCGGACAAGGCGAGAGGGTGATTTATCTCTGTGGAACCCGGGGCCAGGGATGCAGCCATCTGCTCCAGGCTTCCTGTCACTATGCGCATCAGCATCAAATCAGCTCTGTTTATCTGCCGCTTGCGAACATGATGTCGTTAACGCATGAAGTATTAAGCGGACTGGAATCCCTGGACCTGGTCTGCATTGATGACATGCACAGGGCCGCCGGTCATGCTGAGTGGGAGGAGGCCGTATTCCATCTCTATAACCGCATCTATGATTCAGGTGGAAAAATCATCATGGCGGCGAATGATTTGCCCAAGGCGATTCATCTTCGCCTGCCTGATCTGACTTCCCGTCTTTCATGGGGAATGGTTTATCAACTGCATCCCGTTTCGGATGCTGAAAAGCTTACCATTCTGACCCTGCGCGCTAACCGCCGCGGCATTACGCTGCCGGAAGAAGTTGGAAAGTATATCTTGACGCATTGCCCGCGGCATATGGGGACGTTATTTGCTGCTCTGGATGTGTTGGACAAGGCGTCGCTTGCGGCTCAGCGCCGCCTGACGATTCCTTTTGTAAAGGAAGTTCTAGAGATTTGA
- a CDS encoding peptidoglycan DD-metalloendopeptidase family protein, producing MIQTIYNCILTVMVCLLVSACSDVETYAPVTDLSHIEPVPKSGTHRVSKNETLYEIAWRYGLDYRYLARLNQISPPYTIHTQQIIYLNGKPVSAAIRQERRQAAATASVLPASALSSPQPRPSVSANESRIQREPNYSVSGWRWPARGDVINAFSRVNKGINIAGRLGEPVYAAAAGKVVYSGNGLRGYGNLIIIKHNSLYLSAYAHNNLVLVQDGDWVKQGQKIAEMGKTGADKVMLHFEIRRAGKPVDPMSLYHSGKS from the coding sequence GTGATCCAAACAATTTATAACTGTATTTTAACTGTCATGGTCTGCCTGCTAGTGAGTGCTTGCAGCGATGTGGAAACCTATGCTCCGGTGACAGACCTCAGTCATATCGAACCTGTTCCAAAATCGGGAACACACCGCGTTTCAAAAAATGAAACATTATATGAAATCGCCTGGCGTTACGGGCTGGATTACCGCTATCTTGCGCGGCTAAACCAGATCAGTCCGCCATACACCATTCATACACAACAAATCATCTACCTGAACGGCAAGCCGGTCTCCGCTGCCATCCGGCAGGAGCGCCGACAGGCTGCCGCGACAGCTTCTGTGCTTCCGGCATCGGCACTTTCTTCGCCGCAGCCACGCCCGTCTGTTTCTGCCAATGAGAGCCGAATTCAGCGCGAGCCGAATTATTCGGTCAGCGGGTGGCGATGGCCGGCCCGAGGCGATGTAATTAATGCCTTCTCCAGGGTGAACAAGGGAATCAATATTGCAGGGCGGTTAGGTGAGCCGGTGTATGCGGCGGCGGCAGGTAAGGTCGTCTATAGCGGTAATGGTCTGAGGGGTTATGGGAACCTGATTATTATTAAACATAATAGCTTATATCTGTCAGCATATGCGCATAATAATTTGGTTTTGGTGCAAGATGGCGACTGGGTCAAGCAAGGGCAAAAAATTGCCGAAATGGGGAAGACAGGAGCAGACAAGGTCATGCTGCATTTTGAAATCAGGCGCGCCGGCAAGCCTGTTGATCCCATGTCCTTGTATCATTCAGGTAAATCCTAG
- a CDS encoding DUF2066 domain-containing protein, with protein MYMKKILLAAMAAAWMPVTSVQAVRVAALYQAEVPVISQTGESREQAVRDGFLQVLIKVSGDPQIEKNPLIRASLKRAEYYVHDYSFSTETPESSQYLLQIQYEPRDINRLLKKARVAYWGENRPLILVWVAVAGQDQDAAIIGSESSGSVYQNIHQMGKKYGLPLIFPMMDVSDINLVSPEDVASLSLEPLKDASRRYSPDVLLIGDIRETETGVQSKWQMQMNTTQWNWKINGKSMEAVVTSIMNQVNQTLISQYDLRPAGERETSLHLEVTHILKPDDLSRLIRHIKNLAVVERVELSQVEDDKVDLTVRVRGPLEVFRQQSLTGNHLVLKSQNQGLSRLNYEWMR; from the coding sequence ATGTATATGAAAAAAATCTTGTTAGCCGCAATGGCTGCGGCATGGATGCCGGTTACCTCCGTGCAGGCGGTAAGAGTGGCCGCTCTTTACCAGGCTGAGGTTCCGGTGATATCACAAACCGGCGAAAGCAGGGAACAGGCGGTCAGGGACGGATTCCTCCAGGTGTTGATCAAGGTGAGCGGAGATCCGCAGATCGAAAAAAACCCGCTTATCCGGGCCAGTCTGAAGCGGGCTGAGTATTATGTGCATGATTACAGTTTTTCTACTGAAACACCCGAGTCATCGCAGTATTTATTACAGATCCAGTACGAACCCAGGGATATTAATCGTCTGCTGAAAAAGGCCAGGGTCGCTTACTGGGGCGAGAACAGGCCGTTGATTCTGGTGTGGGTGGCTGTGGCGGGGCAAGACCAGGATGCCGCTATCATTGGCAGTGAGTCGTCGGGTTCCGTTTATCAGAACATACATCAGATGGGGAAAAAATATGGCCTTCCCCTGATTTTTCCCATGATGGATGTCAGTGATATCAACCTCGTATCGCCGGAAGATGTGGCTTCCCTGTCCCTGGAACCTTTAAAAGATGCTTCCAGACGATATAGTCCCGATGTGCTGTTGATAGGCGACATCCGGGAAACTGAAACCGGGGTGCAAAGCAAATGGCAAATGCAGATGAACACGACCCAGTGGAACTGGAAAATAAATGGAAAATCCATGGAGGCGGTGGTGACCTCCATCATGAATCAAGTCAATCAGACCCTGATCAGCCAGTATGATCTCAGGCCGGCTGGCGAGAGGGAAACGTCACTGCATCTCGAAGTGACCCATATCCTGAAACCGGATGATTTGTCGCGCCTGATCAGGCATATCAAAAACCTGGCAGTTGTCGAACGGGTTGAATTGTCTCAAGTGGAAGATGACAAGGTGGATCTGACCGTTCGCGTCCGCGGTCCGCTAGAAGTGTTTCGGCAGCAGTCTCTAACCGGCAATCATCTGGTATTAAAATCCCAGAATCAGGGCTTGAGCAGGCTGAATTATGAGTGGATGCGCTAA
- the eno gene encoding phosphopyruvate hydratase encodes MSQIREIRAREILDSRGNPTVEADVILTSGKMARAAVPSGASTGSREALELRDKDRHRYLGKGVQLAVAFIRNDLCAALKGFDVTRQQEIDDAMLELDGTENKEKFGANALLAVSLAVAKAAAESRGEPLYQYLGARTEYQLPVPMMNIINGGAHADNNLDFQEFMILPVGAPLFSDALRAGVEVFHHLKQILKSRKYNTNVGDEGGFAPDLPHQEAAVELILEAIERAGYQSGKDIFLGLDVASNELYRDGQYHLTGENRILSPDEFIEYLGRFVDQYPVISIEDGMAENDWEGWRKLTRRLGDRAQLVGDDLFVTNTRLLQQGIDQHAANAILIKPNQIGTLTETLAAIQMAKNAKYNTVISHRSGETEDTTISDLAVATNAGQIKTGSLCRTDRVAKYNQLLRIEEMLGNHGQYAGMRVFSRLDLRSKSRETN; translated from the coding sequence ATGTCACAAATCAGAGAAATCAGGGCCCGCGAAATTCTGGATTCACGCGGCAATCCAACGGTTGAGGCCGATGTCATTTTGACTTCCGGCAAAATGGCGCGGGCAGCGGTGCCGTCCGGCGCGTCCACAGGCTCGCGCGAAGCGCTGGAACTGCGCGACAAGGACAGGCACCGTTACCTGGGAAAAGGCGTGCAACTGGCCGTTGCATTCATCCGCAACGATTTGTGCGCCGCCCTGAAAGGATTTGATGTGACGCGCCAGCAGGAAATTGATGATGCCATGCTGGAACTGGATGGAACTGAAAACAAGGAAAAATTCGGCGCGAATGCTTTGCTGGCAGTTTCGCTCGCCGTCGCCAAGGCTGCGGCAGAAAGCCGAGGCGAGCCGTTATATCAATACCTGGGCGCCCGAACCGAATACCAGCTGCCTGTTCCCATGATGAATATCATCAACGGCGGAGCGCATGCGGACAATAACCTCGATTTTCAGGAATTCATGATACTGCCAGTGGGCGCGCCATTGTTTTCTGATGCCTTGCGCGCGGGCGTTGAAGTATTTCATCATCTGAAACAAATTTTGAAATCCCGGAAGTATAATACCAATGTTGGAGATGAAGGCGGATTTGCACCCGATCTTCCTCATCAGGAAGCCGCGGTGGAATTGATACTGGAAGCCATTGAGCGCGCCGGTTATCAGTCTGGAAAAGACATTTTTCTCGGGCTGGATGTTGCCAGCAATGAATTGTACCGGGATGGGCAATACCATCTGACGGGAGAAAACCGCATTTTATCCCCGGACGAATTTATTGAATACCTTGGCCGCTTCGTTGACCAGTATCCGGTGATTTCTATCGAAGACGGGATGGCGGAAAATGACTGGGAGGGATGGCGCAAACTCACGCGGCGTTTGGGCGATAGGGCGCAGCTGGTTGGTGATGATTTGTTTGTCACGAATACTCGCCTGCTGCAGCAGGGGATTGATCAGCACGCAGCGAATGCCATATTGATCAAGCCCAACCAGATCGGCACTTTGACTGAAACCCTGGCTGCCATCCAGATGGCAAAGAATGCTAAATATAATACTGTTATTTCGCATCGTTCGGGTGAAACCGAAGATACGACCATATCTGATCTCGCTGTCGCCACTAACGCAGGCCAGATTAAAACCGGATCCTTATGCCGTACTGATCGTGTGGCGAAATACAATCAATTATTGCGTATCGAAGAAATGCTCGGCAATCATGGACAATATGCCGGTATGCGGGTCTTTTCCCGGCTGGATTTGCGATCCAAGTCAAGAGAGACGAATTAA
- a CDS encoding response regulator transcription factor: MSTLDPIVYIIDDDQAMVESLSWIIESIGLRYKTFVRAQDFLHEYDPQQHGCLLLDVRMPGMSGPELQTRLNEHGLPTLPIIFISGHGDVPLAVRVMKAGAIDFLTKPFNDQVLLESINKALRIDKANREKRQENAQARAKFALLSPREVQVLQGIVAGKPNKVISAELNISLKTVEAHRASVMKKMGVKSVPELVKLVLTNSIQEEVVEEE; this comes from the coding sequence ATGTCGACGCTAGATCCAATTGTATACATCATTGACGATGATCAGGCGATGGTTGAATCCTTGTCATGGATTATTGAATCCATTGGCTTACGCTACAAGACTTTCGTGCGCGCCCAGGATTTCCTCCATGAGTACGATCCTCAGCAGCATGGATGTCTGTTATTGGATGTGCGCATGCCGGGAATGAGCGGGCCGGAATTACAGACTCGCCTGAATGAACATGGCCTGCCGACTTTACCCATCATTTTTATCAGCGGTCACGGCGATGTGCCGCTTGCCGTGCGAGTCATGAAAGCAGGTGCAATTGATTTTCTCACCAAGCCTTTTAATGACCAGGTTTTACTTGAAAGCATTAACAAGGCTTTAAGAATAGACAAAGCCAACCGTGAAAAACGCCAGGAAAACGCCCAGGCCAGGGCCAAATTCGCCTTGCTCTCTCCCCGGGAAGTCCAGGTGCTGCAAGGGATAGTGGCCGGCAAACCCAATAAGGTCATTTCTGCCGAACTCAATATTTCCCTGAAAACCGTTGAAGCTCATCGTGCTTCGGTGATGAAAAAAATGGGGGTCAAATCCGTCCCCGAACTGGTCAAACTGGTATTAACCAACAGTATTCAAGAAGAAGTTGTTGAAGAAGAATAA
- a CDS encoding LysE family translocator yields the protein MTQNWLIYFIAVLTVALIPGPDMLYIISQSLNHGKRLGLAAALGIGAGCFVHIFAVSIGLSSFLFHSSLAFSLIKYLGACYLLYLGIQALLKKQSALLENAHHTVTGSWRKVFIQGLFTNMFNPKVALFFLAFLPQFVTPASSHSMGLQLLILGLIFNGIGTFSNVLVALFFGTAKQWLTAHPAALKIQQKISGFLFIGLGLKLAAFER from the coding sequence ATGACACAAAACTGGCTTATCTATTTTATCGCCGTTCTGACTGTTGCCCTGATCCCCGGCCCGGACATGTTATACATTATCAGTCAAAGCCTGAATCATGGTAAGCGTCTCGGTCTAGCGGCGGCACTGGGAATTGGCGCGGGGTGTTTTGTGCATATTTTCGCGGTCTCTATCGGTTTATCGTCATTCCTTTTCCATTCCTCTCTTGCATTTTCTCTCATAAAATACCTGGGAGCCTGTTACCTGCTTTATCTCGGAATCCAGGCGCTGCTCAAAAAACAATCGGCTCTGCTCGAAAACGCGCATCACACCGTGACGGGTTCATGGCGCAAGGTCTTCATTCAAGGTTTATTCACAAACATGTTTAATCCCAAGGTCGCATTATTTTTTCTGGCTTTTCTACCACAGTTTGTGACCCCGGCCTCCAGTCATTCCATGGGCTTGCAGCTGCTTATATTAGGTTTAATTTTCAATGGAATAGGCACTTTCTCTAATGTTCTGGTTGCCTTATTTTTTGGAACCGCCAAACAATGGCTGACGGCGCATCCTGCCGCATTGAAAATCCAGCAGAAGATTTCCGGTTTTTTATTCATAGGATTAGGCCTGAAGCTGGCGGCGTTCGAACGTTAG
- the rpoS gene encoding RNA polymerase sigma factor RpoS encodes MSRIKKGKVRGKQASLENDKEVSVADEEIEPADHDPDLNDDSKAAPQIEHAGNNHKNGSAPAVPVTSEKTTSLDPTQIYLKEIGFSPLLTAQEEVYYGRLVMKGDPAARKKMIESNLRLVVKIARHYYNRGLEFSDLIEEGNLGLLRAVEKFDPERGFRFSTYATWWIRQTIERAIMNQTRTIRLPIHVLRELNMYLSTARELMKTQDHEPSYHEIADALDKSIDDVKNMMELNEHMVSLDMQVSGENSTGKPLVEALADKNAADPADLLANEYLHESLERCLSELNEKQREVLCRRFGLGGYERQTLEEVGKAVGLTRERVRQIQMSALKSLREIMERYGLDSDIL; translated from the coding sequence ATGTCGAGAATCAAAAAAGGGAAGGTGCGCGGCAAGCAGGCGTCCCTTGAAAATGACAAGGAGGTATCGGTTGCGGATGAAGAAATAGAGCCAGCAGACCATGACCCGGATTTGAATGACGACAGCAAGGCCGCGCCGCAGATTGAACATGCCGGAAATAATCATAAAAATGGATCTGCTCCAGCCGTGCCTGTGACCAGCGAGAAGACAACTTCTCTGGATCCCACACAAATTTATCTGAAAGAAATCGGTTTTTCTCCATTATTGACCGCACAGGAAGAAGTTTACTATGGCCGTCTGGTCATGAAAGGTGATCCTGCGGCGCGCAAAAAAATGATAGAAAGCAATTTGCGGCTGGTAGTGAAGATTGCGCGCCATTATTACAACCGCGGTCTGGAGTTTTCGGATCTGATTGAAGAAGGGAATCTGGGTTTACTGCGTGCGGTTGAAAAGTTTGATCCTGAACGCGGATTTCGTTTTTCAACCTATGCCACCTGGTGGATTCGTCAGACGATAGAAAGAGCCATTATGAACCAGACCCGAACCATACGACTGCCCATACATGTGTTGCGAGAACTCAATATGTATCTGTCAACCGCGCGTGAATTAATGAAAACGCAGGATCACGAGCCTTCTTATCACGAAATTGCCGATGCACTGGATAAATCAATCGATGATGTTAAAAACATGATGGAATTGAATGAGCATATGGTTTCGCTGGATATGCAGGTTTCTGGCGAAAATTCCACGGGTAAACCGCTGGTGGAAGCGCTCGCGGATAAAAACGCGGCGGACCCGGCGGATTTGCTGGCGAATGAATATCTTCATGAGAGCCTGGAACGCTGTCTCAGCGAGTTAAATGAAAAGCAGCGTGAGGTATTATGCAGGCGGTTTGGTCTGGGCGGTTATGAGCGCCAGACACTGGAAGAAGTGGGGAAAGCGGTGGGACTGACGCGTGAACGTGTGCGTCAGATCCAGATGAGCGCGTTGAAATCTCTGCGCGAAATCATGGAACGGTACGGGTTGGACAGCGATATCCTTTAA